From the Butyrivibrio fibrisolvens genome, the window AGTGTGATTATGACTATCTGTAAGGCTGATACAGCCAACTGAGAGCGCCACAACACGATATCAAGCATGTCAGGAGTTAACGAATTGTTACTTTTTACAACAAAACGTATAACGCCTTCACAGAGTGCTGCAATTATTTTGGTGATTGCAGTCAACAGTATGGCATTGGATAATATGTGTTTTTTGATGTTTATATACATGGATGCTCCCTTGAATAGTATTTAATTAATCTTACCATATTTGAATTTTATACTGAAGTTGCCAGGGAGTAGTGCCAGGGTTGTCCATTTTCATAAATGATGCCAATAAATGATCTTTCGGGAGTCCGATTTTTCGGGCTCCCTTTTTTGTACATTGGCAACCTTGATGTAAAAGTTTTTCACTCAGCTTGCCATTTATGGTCGATTTTTCATGGAGTTTGCCAACGAAAGGAGATTTTACATGAGTTTTGCCAATGATGGGCGAAATCAGGACTTCATGAGCCAGTAGAACTCGTGTATTCCGACAGATTTCTGAGGATACAGTTTAAAGAAAAGAAGGACTGAATATTTATTTGCTTTTTTCGAGTAAAACAGTATTTTGTTATATGTGCAGAAAAAGCATATCATCGGTTATATCGGAACATAATTATTGGAAAAAATATACCGGTCTTACCATTATGATTACAATGGTAAGACCTCTTTGTTTTATGGTGAAATATGTTTTGCCCGGTATTCCTTTGGAGTCATATGATACTGTTTTTCGAATAGAGAGTAAAAATGTGTCCGGTTGGAGAATTGCAGGTTCTGTGCAATTGAAGAGATGGATTCCTTTGTGTTTACAAGATCCATTGCTGCTTTTCGCAAGCAGAAGGTCATTCCATAGTCGTAAAGGCACATACCTGTAAATTTATTCACTATTCTATTAAGGTAATCTCCGCTGTAATTAAGTACTTTCTCAAGCTCTGAACGGGTTACTCGTCCATTTCTTTCCGTCATAAGGTGTTCGACACGGCTAAACAGGAGCTGATCATTTCCCATACCCATTTCTACTTCGGTGCAGTGGTAATTGTCTGTGCTTGAAATAAAGTAAAGCAGTTCAGATAACAGGCTTCTCATCTTATATGAAGATCCAAAGTGAGGAAACATCATTGTGTTCAGCATTTCGGTTGAAAGATTCTTTAACTGCTCAAAGCCGGTAGCCTTTGCGAAAGCGGGTATCATATCCAGATATGCTTTCCGATCAGGATTATCGA encodes:
- a CDS encoding AraC family transcriptional regulator, with product MLREVSKDYITSAKPNASFSINTGSDSNYYQLKLPYQITYEFCSGTEEDDYMNSITFSEDESFYARDSFQGHDKAFHDHPLHFHDYYEIMIVLSGTVTQRIEDIDYKYPAGTCCLINRGIRHAENFDTESSILFVGLSTSMIGELLTVAEHSSFHSEKDFMKSNLYSFIISDLDNPDRKAYLDMIPAFAKATGFEQLKNLSTEMLNTMMFPHFGSSYKMRSLLSELLYFISSTDNYHCTEVEMGMGNDQLLFSRVEHLMTERNGRVTRSELEKVLNYSGDYLNRIVNKFTGMCLYDYGMTFCLRKAAMDLVNTKESISSIAQNLQFSNRTHFYSLFEKQYHMTPKEYRAKHISP